The DNA region ATTGCAGAAAAATATGCGGAAGGCTTTGATGCAACTTCCAAATTGTTAGGTTGGTCCATGACCAAAAGTGTTACGGCAACCCTGTTCGGTATTTTACAAAAAGAAGGGAAACTCAACATTAATGACAAAGCACCTATTGAAAGTTGGCAAGAAGATGAACGTGCGAATATTACCATCAATAATTTACTGCAAATGAATAGTGGACTGGCTTGGGAAGAGAATTACGAAAAAATATCAGACGTTACAAAAATGTTGTTTTTAGCCGACGATATGCCTAAGATTCAAGAAGAAAAAGCTTTGGCTGGCAAACCCAATGAAACTTGGAATTATTCATCTGGCACCTCTAATTTATTATCGGGTATTTTACGAAAACAATTCCAAACGCATCAAGAATATTTAGATTTTTGGTATGCAGCTTTAATTGATAAAATTGGCATGCACTCTATGGTTATTGAAGCAGATATGAAAGGCAATTACGTAGGTTCTTCATATGGTTGGGCAACTACACGCGATTGGGCAAAATTTGGGTTGCTTTATTTGCACAAAGGCCATTGGAACGGCGAACAACTTTTTGATGAATCTTGGGTAAATTATGTAAAAACACCTACAAATGGTTCAAATGGAGAATATGGCGGACATTTTTGGCTAAACGCAGGCGGTAAATATCTCGATGTTTCAAAGGATTTATATTCCGCTAATGGTTACCAAGGCCAACGCGTATTTATTATCCCGTCAAAAGATTTGGTAATTGTAAGAATGGGGTTGACTAATGACGACAATGCCTTTGATTTTAATACGTTTTTAAAAGAAGTTATTGCAAGTGTTCAATAAGCATATAAAAACTACTAACTGCTACTAAACGATCTAATTTTTAAACTTCAAAACCCAAATTTACACCCAATTTGTTAGAAATAATTTTGGTTATTCTTGTTTTCAATTCGGGGATTTTAATTTTTTGTAAAGCATCATTTGCAAAAGCATACAACAACAAAGCATTGGCTTCTTTTTTTGGAATACCACGCGAACGTAGATAAAATAGAGCATCTTCATCTAATTGACCAATAGTACAGCCGTGGGAGCACTTTACATCATCGGCAAAAATTTCTAATTGAGGTTTAGCGTTAATAGTTGCTTTGTCGTCAATAAGTATATTATCGTTCTGCTGAAACGCATTGGTTTTTTGTGCTTCTTTTTCAACGATAACTTTACCGTTAAAAACACCAGTAGAATTGTCAAAATAAATACCTTTATACAACTCGTGGCTTTCACAGTTTGGCAATTTATGATTTACCAAAGTGTGGTTATCAACCAACTGTTTACCTTCTATTATTGTTATGCCATTAAGGTTAGAAGTAATATGTTCCCCTTCTTGATAAAACTCTAAATTATTACGTGTTAAGTTACCTCCAAATGAAAATGTATTAACGGAAGCTACACTTTGTTGCCCTTGTTTAACATAGGTGCTGTCAATTAACGAAGCCGATTTTTTATCATTTTGAATTTTGTAATAATCTACTATAGCACGTTTGTTGGCAAAAATTTCAGTAACCGAATTGGTTAATACAACGTTTTCATTTAGGCTTTGGTGGCGTTCAACAATCTGTACATGAGCGTTTTCTCCAACAACTATTAAATTACGAGGTTGTAACAACACTTCGGTTTCAATTCCTGTTGAAAAATGTACAATTTGTACAGGTTTTGGTACAACAGTGTTTTTTGGAATATTGATATAGGCTCCTTCTTTGGAAAACGCCGTATTTAAGGAAGTTATACTGTCGTCTTTTTTTGCTACAGTATTAAAATAATGGTCAATAACCATTTTGTATTTTGGTTTTGAAAGTGCAGCTGAAAGTAGGCAGATATCAAATCCATCATGTGTAGTTTCAGACAAAAATGAGCTATAAACACCATCAATAAATACAATTTTATAAGAATCGATTTCATGCAAAAAGAACTTTTTAACATCCTTGAATTCAATAGCCGATTCTATTTTAGGAAAAATTTTATAATCGTGTTTTAATAAAGGTTTTAAGGAAGTGTATTTCCATTCTTCGTCTCTTTTTGTAGGAAACCCCATTTCTTCAAAACGGTTAAATGCCTCTGAACGGATATCCTGTACTTTTCCGTCAGCCTCTGCACTTACCTTATCCTCATAAACTAAGAATGAAGTAATTAATTTTTCTTTTAAATCCATAACCTTATTTTACCCAATCATAACCTTTTTCCTCTAACTCTAATGCCAATTCCTTACCGCCAGATTTCACAATTTTACCATCGTGCAAGACGTGTACATAATCTGGGACAATATACTCTAACAAACGTTGATAATGCGTAATAACAATAACGGCATTATCTTTACTTTTTAATTTATTAACGCCATTGGCAACAACCTTAAGGGCATCAATATCTAAACCAGAATCGGTTTCGTCTAAAATAGCTAATTTAGGTTCTAGCATGGCCATTTGAAAGATTTCATTTCTTTTCTTTTCTCCTCCAGAAAATCCTTCATTTAAAGAACGTGATAAGAACTTTCTGTCTATTTCTAACAGTTCAGCTGTTTTTCTAATTTTTTGAAGCATATCCTTAGCAGGAAGATCTTCTAAACCATTAGCTTTACGAGTTTCGTTAATCGCTGTTTTAATAAAATTGGTAACTGATACTCCTGGAATTTCAACTGGATATTGAAAAGATAAGAAAACACCTTTATGTGCTCTGTCTTCAGGAGCCATATCATCTAAATCTTCATTATTTAAAATAATATTTCCTTCGGTGACTTCATATTCCTCTTTGCCAGCAACAACACTGGCCAACGTACTTTTTCCTGATCCATTTGGGCCCATTATGGCGTGCACTTCACCAGCATTTACAGTTAAATTTATTCCGTTAAGTATATTTTTATCATCTATTTTAGCGTGTAAATTTTTTATTTCTAACATTGACTTTTTCTTTGTTTAAAACTCTTATTGATTAATATTCATAGTAACTCGCTCATAGAAAGTATTGTCTAACATTTTAAATACAATACTATTTTTACTTTTAGATACTACTACAACTGCTTTATTTTTTTTATTATAAACCGTATCTTGCTGTTTTGCTAATCTACCAAAATCTATTTCTTCAAATTTTGTACTATTGGCTTTTTCATTATCAAAGACAGTTACACTGTCTTTTACTACCATTACAGGAATTTCATGTTTTTTATCGCGTGTAATTAATATCCACCGATTTTGTTTGTCCTCCAATTTTTCAAAATCAACTAAAACAGGGACACGTTGTTCTATTTCTTTTTCCTTAGAAAAATCAATGGTAATCTGATAAGATTCATGTTGAAGTCCGAGATACTGAAGGCAAATTAAAATTGCCAAATAAACATAATTAGTTGCTTCTACCATGACTTCTTATCCTACAGACCCTTCTAAACTTATTTCTAATAACTTTTGTGCTTCAACTGCAAACTCCATAGGTAGTTTATTTAAAACCTCTTTACTAAAACCATTTACAATTAATGCAATAGCCTTGTCTGTCCCAATACCTCTCTGATTACAATAAAACAACTGATCTTCACCAATTTTAGAGGTTGTAGCCTCATGCTCGATTTTAGCCGTTTTATTTTTGGTTTCTATGTATGGAAAAGTATGGGCACCGCACTCATTCCCCATTAAAAGTGAATCACATTGTGAAAAGTTCCTGGCGTTTTTAGCTCTCGAATTTACTTGTACCAAACCGCGATAGGAGTTCTGGGATTTACCAGCGGAAATTCCTTTGGAGATAATAGTACTTTTAGTATTCTTGCCCAGGTGAATCATTTTTGTACCCGTATCCGCTTGTTGATAATTATTTGTAACTGCAATTGAATAAAACTCACCAATGGAGTTGTCTCCTTTCAACACGCAGCTTGGATATTTCCAGGTAATGGCAGAACCAGTTTCTACCTGTGTCCACGATATTTTAGCATTATTTTCGCAAAGGCCGCGTTTGGTTACAAAGTTAAAAACACCACCTTTTCCAGATGCATCACCCGGAAACCAATTTTGTACAGTTGAATATTTTATCTCAGCATCGTCAAGGGCAATAAGCTCAACCACAGCGGCATGTAGTTGGTTTTCATCACGTTGAGGGGCGGTACATCCTTCTAAATAACTTACATAACTACCTTTATCTGCAACAACCAAAGTGCGTTCAAATTGACCAGTTCCACCTTCGTTAATTCTAAAATAGGTTGAGAGTTCCATCGGACATTTTACTCCTTTTGGTATATAACAAAAAGAACCATCACTAAAGACAGCACTATTTAACGCGGCATAAAAATTGTCCGTTTGAGGCACGACTGAGCCAATATATTTTTTGACCAGTTCAGGATGCTCTTGAATGGCCTCAGAAATAGGACAGAAAATAATGCCTTTTTCCGCCAAGGTCTCTTTAAAAGTTGTAGCAACTGAAACTGAATCCATTACAATGTCAACAGCTACGCCCGATAATCGTTTTTGCTCTTCAATGGAAATACCCAATTTATCAAAAGTTTTGAGCAATTCAGGATCAACTTGGTCTAAACTTTCTAATTCAGGCTTTTGTTTTGGAGCGGCATAATAACTTATATTTTGAAAATCAGGTTTTTTGTAAGTAACATTGGCCCAATCGGGCTCCTTCATGCTTTTCCAAATTCTAAAAGCTTCCAAACGCCAATTTGTCATCCATTCAGGTTCGTTTTTCTTTTTAGAAATAGCTTTAACTACATCTTCATTTAATCCAACAGGAAATTTATCAGATTCAATATCTGTATAAAAACCGTATTCGTATTCTTTAGTTTCAAGCTCTTTTTTTAAATCGTCTTCCGTATATTTATTCATTCTTGTTTTTTAAAGTGAAAAACTCTCTCCGCAACCACATGTCCTATTTGCATTTGGATTTTTAAAAACGAATCCTGTACCGTTAAGTCCACCTGAATAGTCTAATGTTGTACCAACAAGATATAAAAAGCTTTTTTTATCTACAATTATCTTTACCGAATTGGCTTCAAATATTTTATCGTTTTCTAGCTGTTCTTTATCAAATTTTAATTCGTAAGACAAGCCAGAGCAACCGCCGCTTTTAACACCAACACGGACGAAATCAGTAGTAGCGTCAAAACCATCGTCATTCATCAATTCAATGACTTTCTTTTTTGCGATATCAGATACCTGTATCATATTAATATAGATTCGTTCTAAATAAGTGCAAATATATGCTAAAAAGAAAGAATTAGAAAATTAATGGATTAAAAGATTATTGTTGCTAAACTAGTTGTAGAGTTACTGTTGTTAGTGTTTTTTAGACAATAAGTACATATATTATTCGTTCAATACGCCAGCAGGTTAATCATAGTTATTAACAACCAGCCTATGTTGCTAACAAAATTTTAACGTTTTTACTTGCTTAACATATATTTACCTTGTTTTTATAATAGAAGTGTCTAAAATTAATGCTAAATACTTGAATAACTTAAGAATTGTTGCAACGACAGTATTATTTTTATTAATGTCGTTAAATAGTATAGGACAAGTCTGCACGACCCAAACTTGGAATACTGGTGTAGCCATTCCTGATAATAATGCTACGGGTGTATCAAGAACGGTTAACTTTACAAGTACAGCTGCTGTTAATGATGTTAATGTAACTGTTAATATTACACATACCTGGGATTCCGATCTAATAATATCCTTACAAAGCCCCGCGGGAACCACGGTCATTCTATCAAATAGAAATGGAAGTAGTGGGGATAATTATGCTACAACTGTTTTTGATGATGCTGCAGGTACGGCCATTACCGCAGGCAGTGCACCTTTTAACGGGACTTTTATCCCTGAAGCTGCTTTAAGTGCCTTTAATGGGGAAAATCCATCAGGTAATTGGACATTAACAGTTTCTGATAATGCAGCTTTTGATACAGGAACATTAAATAGTTTTTCTGTTGAGGTTTGTAGTGCCGCTGTTGATCCATGTACTGATGTTGCAGGTATCGATACTGACGGAGATGGGATTAATGATGTTTGTGATTTAGATGATGATAATGATGGAATGACCGATGAAGAAGAATATTGTACTACTGCAAATACGGCATTTTTGGTATCCCAAGATGTTGGAACAAGATCTGTTGTTGTTAATCATACTGATACAGGTTATTTGAGGTTAGATTTTTCCTCCATGGATAATTCCTTTCAACTGGATATAAATGGAACGACCGTACATCCCTCTATTTTAGAATTTGAAAATGGAGCATTGGGAGCAGGTGAAGAATATTTTTTATTTCAATCAGATCTTTCTTTTATTGCCTCGCCTTGGGTGGCTAATGTGAATGGTTTGCCACGACTTCGATTGATTGTAGATGAAGCGGGTGATGTAGTATTATATGGAACAAGAAGTACAACCTCTACAACATTAGAATTAATGCAAGCTCAGGCAGGAACTGCTTTTAATACGATTAATTGGGTATCAGGGGCAAATAATACTTTTACAATAACAAACCAAGCTGGCCCAGGCCCAGAAGGTTTTACTGGAGAATTATTTGTTAGCGTTATATGTGATGACGATGGCGATGGAGTTATCAATAGTAAAGATTTAGATTCTGATAATGATGGTATTTATGACATCGTAGAATCTAGTGTTTTGGATGAAGCTGGGGTTAACGATGCTAATAATGATGGTGTTATCGATGGAGCCGCAGCTACATTTGGTAATAACGGTTTGTTTTCTGGAATAGAGGATAATGATTTCGATTTTGCTAATTTAACTTATACAATTGCAGATTCTGATAGTGATGGTATCTATGACCCCTATGAACTAGATGCTGATGATGATGGGTGTAATGATGTCACTGAAGCAGGTTATACTGATGGAGACAGCAATGGCTTATTGGGTTCAGGAACTTTTGGATCAGGTTTAACTGTCGATGGAGATGGTCTAGTCACATCTGGTGTTGATGGATATACCACACCAGATGACAACGATTCAAATGGAGATTATGATTTTCAACAGGCATTTGATGTTGTTATTACAGCTCAGCCTCCAAATCGGTCAATTTGTGAAACTGATAATACCACTTTTACGGTAACTGCAACAGGATCAGGATTGAGCTATCAATGGCAAATAAGTACTGGAGGTGCGTTTTCAAATTTAAGTAACGGGGGTGTTTATTCAAATGTTACTACCAATACACTCAATATTACTAATGCTCCTATAAGCTTAAATGGAAATCAATATCGAGTGATTGTTTCCAGTAGTGCAAATATTTGTACATCAGTTACTACGTCTGCAGGTACCTTAACGGTTCAAGCTCAGCCTGATGCGGGAACCAATGGTACGTTAACGGTCTGTGAAGGCACTACGCCTACGGATGCAGAGTTGTTTGCAGAATTAGGCGGTACCCCCGATGCCGGCGGTACTTGGTCAAATGTAGGATTGGTTTATACCTATACGGTAGCTGCGACAGCACCATGTACAGGAAACGATACCGCTACAGTTACGGTCACCGAACAAGCTCAGCCTGATGCGGGAACCAATGGTACGTTAACGGTCTGTGAAGGCACTACGCCTACGGATGCAGAGTTGTTTGCAGAATTAGGCGGTACCCCCGATGCCGGCGGTACTTGGTCAAATNNNNNNNNNNNNNNNNNNNNNNNNNNNNNNNNNNNNNNNNNNNNNNNNNNNNNNNNNNNNNNNNNNNNNNNNNNNNNNNNNNNNNNNNNNNNNNNNNNNNGTAGGATTGGTTTATACCTATACGGTAGCTGCGACAGCACCATGTACAGGAAACGATACCGCTACAGTTACGGTCACCGAACAAGCCCCAACAATAAGCATATCTAACGGGCCTACATGTTCGTTAGACTTATTAACTTATTCTGTGGAAGTCACGGTAAGTAGTGGAACAGTTACAAGTACTTCTGGAACAGTTACAAATACTTCTGGTAATATATGGATCATAACTAATATAAGTGCAGGAACTAATATTACACTCACCGCGGAAGATGCAGATACTTGTACAAATACTTTAGCTATTACTGCACCAAATTGTAGTTGTCCAGTGGTAACTGCTCCTACAAGTGGTGGTAATCAAGAATATTGTACAGGCGATGCGATTCCAACCTTAACAGCAAGTGTAGGAGCGGGCGAAACGGTAGATTGGTATGTAGCCGCAACAGGAGGAACAGCATTAGATACAGGTACGAGTTATACCCCAGGCTCAGCAGGTACTTATTATGCAGAAGCAAGAAATACCACAACAAATTGTGTAAGTGCAACCAGAACGGCAGTCACAGTAACAGAGAATGCTTTACCAACGGCTCCAGTAAGTGGTGGAAATCAAACTGAATGTGCTGCAATTCCAGCACAAACGCTTACCTCTACAGCAACTGCTCCAGGAGG from Aureibaculum sp. 2308TA14-22 includes:
- a CDS encoding Ig-like domain-containing protein, with the protein product VGLVYTYTVAATAPCTGNDTATVTVTEQAPTISISNGPTCSLDLLTYSVEVTVSSGTVTSTSGTVTNTSGNIWIITNISAGTNITLTAEDADTCTNTLAITAPNCSCPVVTAPTSGGNQEYCTGDAIPTLTASVGAGETVDWYVAATGGTALDTGTSYTPGSAGTYYAEARNTTTNCVSATRTAVTVTENALPTAPVSGGNQTECAAIPAQTLTSTATAPGGSSVVWYDAATGGNVVATPTLSTIGTVTYYAGSTDNTTNCESATRTAVTLTIQDCDADLSLRKTVDNSTPDVGDNITFTITLRNDGPSDANTIIVRDIIPGDFTYTHPNFVTSQGTVTFNAGTGALTWDLGAYVLTNGSSITLTYTVTVDVCGEFKNQVEIIQSSQSDPDSTPNNGN
- a CDS encoding serine hydrolase domain-containing protein, with translation MFKKSIKYILLLGLLALIYTIYANYPRLNILAGYSAKNMASSVFLADRSVKYTDEVDNAFTPINLAEDKVSNKEKSATASVYGLLTRKAIYREGLGAVLVPKDAEGNQNYLVPKRNFKKTDTPFPYGDAKQKDTVFENINYDMLKIAVDSMFNNNKVKQTRSVLVVYKDQIIAEKYAEGFDATSKLLGWSMTKSVTATLFGILQKEGKLNINDKAPIESWQEDERANITINNLLQMNSGLAWEENYEKISDVTKMLFLADDMPKIQEEKALAGKPNETWNYSSGTSNLLSGILRKQFQTHQEYLDFWYAALIDKIGMHSMVIEADMKGNYVGSSYGWATTRDWAKFGLLYLHKGHWNGEQLFDESWVNYVKTPTNGSNGEYGGHFWLNAGGKYLDVSKDLYSANGYQGQRVFIIPSKDLVIVRMGLTNDDNAFDFNTFLKEVIASVQ
- the sufD gene encoding Fe-S cluster assembly protein SufD, which produces MDLKEKLITSFLVYEDKVSAEADGKVQDIRSEAFNRFEEMGFPTKRDEEWKYTSLKPLLKHDYKIFPKIESAIEFKDVKKFFLHEIDSYKIVFIDGVYSSFLSETTHDGFDICLLSAALSKPKYKMVIDHYFNTVAKKDDSITSLNTAFSKEGAYINIPKNTVVPKPVQIVHFSTGIETEVLLQPRNLIVVGENAHVQIVERHQSLNENVVLTNSVTEIFANKRAIVDYYKIQNDKKSASLIDSTYVKQGQQSVASVNTFSFGGNLTRNNLEFYQEGEHITSNLNGITIIEGKQLVDNHTLVNHKLPNCESHELYKGIYFDNSTGVFNGKVIVEKEAQKTNAFQQNDNILIDDKATINAKPQLEIFADDVKCSHGCTIGQLDEDALFYLRSRGIPKKEANALLLYAFANDALQKIKIPELKTRITKIISNKLGVNLGFEV
- a CDS encoding proprotein convertase P-domain-containing protein — translated: MNNLRIVATTVLFLLMSLNSIGQVCTTQTWNTGVAIPDNNATGVSRTVNFTSTAAVNDVNVTVNITHTWDSDLIISLQSPAGTTVILSNRNGSSGDNYATTVFDDAAGTAITAGSAPFNGTFIPEAALSAFNGENPSGNWTLTVSDNAAFDTGTLNSFSVEVCSAAVDPCTDVAGIDTDGDGINDVCDLDDDNDGMTDEEEYCTTANTAFLVSQDVGTRSVVVNHTDTGYLRLDFSSMDNSFQLDINGTTVHPSILEFENGALGAGEEYFLFQSDLSFIASPWVANVNGLPRLRLIVDEAGDVVLYGTRSTTSTTLELMQAQAGTAFNTINWVSGANNTFTITNQAGPGPEGFTGELFVSVICDDDGDGVINSKDLDSDNDGIYDIVESSVLDEAGVNDANNDGVIDGAAATFGNNGLFSGIEDNDFDFANLTYTIADSDSDGIYDPYELDADDDGCNDVTEAGYTDGDSNGLLGSGTFGSGLTVDGDGLVTSGVDGYTTPDDNDSNGDYDFQQAFDVVITAQPPNRSICETDNTTFTVTATGSGLSYQWQISTGGAFSNLSNGGVYSNVTTNTLNITNAPISLNGNQYRVIVSSSANICTSVTTSAGTLTVQAQPDAGTNGTLTVCEGTTPTDAELFAELGGTPDAGGTWSNVGLVYTYTVAATAPCTGNDTATVTVTEQAQPDAGTNGTLTVCEGTTPTDAELFAELGGTPDAGGTWSN
- the sufB gene encoding Fe-S cluster assembly protein SufB yields the protein MNKYTEDDLKKELETKEYEYGFYTDIESDKFPVGLNEDVVKAISKKKNEPEWMTNWRLEAFRIWKSMKEPDWANVTYKKPDFQNISYYAAPKQKPELESLDQVDPELLKTFDKLGISIEEQKRLSGVAVDIVMDSVSVATTFKETLAEKGIIFCPISEAIQEHPELVKKYIGSVVPQTDNFYAALNSAVFSDGSFCYIPKGVKCPMELSTYFRINEGGTGQFERTLVVADKGSYVSYLEGCTAPQRDENQLHAAVVELIALDDAEIKYSTVQNWFPGDASGKGGVFNFVTKRGLCENNAKISWTQVETGSAITWKYPSCVLKGDNSIGEFYSIAVTNNYQQADTGTKMIHLGKNTKSTIISKGISAGKSQNSYRGLVQVNSRAKNARNFSQCDSLLMGNECGAHTFPYIETKNKTAKIEHEATTSKIGEDQLFYCNQRGIGTDKAIALIVNGFSKEVLNKLPMEFAVEAQKLLEISLEGSVG
- the sufC gene encoding Fe-S cluster assembly ATPase SufC, translating into MLEIKNLHAKIDDKNILNGINLTVNAGEVHAIMGPNGSGKSTLASVVAGKEEYEVTEGNIILNNEDLDDMAPEDRAHKGVFLSFQYPVEIPGVSVTNFIKTAINETRKANGLEDLPAKDMLQKIRKTAELLEIDRKFLSRSLNEGFSGGEKKRNEIFQMAMLEPKLAILDETDSGLDIDALKVVANGVNKLKSKDNAVIVITHYQRLLEYIVPDYVHVLHDGKIVKSGGKELALELEEKGYDWVK
- a CDS encoding HesB/IscA family protein; the protein is MIQVSDIAKKKVIELMNDDGFDATTDFVRVGVKSGGCSGLSYELKFDKEQLENDKIFEANSVKIIVDKKSFLYLVGTTLDYSGGLNGTGFVFKNPNANRTCGCGESFSL